The Pseudarthrobacter sp. BIM B-2242 region GCTCCCGGAAAGGGGCCGGGTGATGTGCCACGGGTACGTTGAATCGGTAACCTATGTGCCCGCGGACCAGAATCCGGCGTTCACCGCCATCCTCTCCGACGCTGAAGTCCTGCACCCCGGCGCCGGACCGGTACCTGGCAGGAACGCGCGCCTGCGGGTGGTGTGGCTGGGGCGCCGCAAAGTGCCGGGGATCGATGCCGGCACGGAAGTCAGCGTCAACGGCATGCTGACCCAAAGCCATGGACTGCCCACCATGTTCAATCCGCGCTACGAAATACTTTCCCGCCAGGAGCACGAATGACCTCGCCCCAGCTGCCCGAACCGCACTCCGGATCGGGCCATCGCTCTCCGGAACCATCCGGACCGCAGCCCGCCAGCCCCGAACCGTCCCCCGGGGAACCCTCTCCGATGGCGGGCCTCGCGGCGGACTACGCGGCCAAAGCCGGCCTGCACCGCACGCACGACGGCCGGATTGATGTCCTCAAGACCGCCGGCGGGGTCCAGGGCATCGCGGAGAGCATCGTGCCGGGCCTGTTGTTCCTGGTGGCCTTCACAATCACCCGGGACCTCACGCTGGCCCTGGTCGCAGCGCTGGCATCGGCCGCCGCGTTTACGGTGGCCCGGCTCATCCAGCGGCGCCCGCTGACCCAGGCGCTTGCCGGCGTTGTGGGCGTGGGCATTTCAGCCTGGCTCGCAAACACCACCGGGAAAGCGGAAGATTTCTATCTTCCGGGCTTCTTCACCAACGCCGCCTACATTGTGGCGATGGTCATCTCCATCGCCATCAAATGGCCGGTGGCGGGACTCTTGTTCGGTTTCATCCGCAATGAAGGCCTTGACTGGCGCAAGAACCCGGCACGGCTCAAGGCCTACCGCCTGGGCACCTGGGTCATCGTGGCGGTCCTGGTCCTGCGGCTGGTGGTCCAGGTACCCCTTTACCTGATGGGCGAGGACGGACTGGCTGCACTCGCCACCACCCGGCTGATCATGGCTGCCCCGCTGTACATCCTGGGCGTCTGGGTCGCGTGGCTGATCACCCGGCCGGCGCCGGCCGGGGCTGACCCTGGCGCTCAGCCGTCGAAGCCGTCGTCTTCCGGAGCCTGAACCTCGGCGGGCTGAACACCTTCGGGCCCGGCCGCATCGTCAGCCGTGGCCGATTCCGCGGACAGCAGCGCCCGCAGCTCATCTTCTGCGGCGATGGTGGTGACGAAGAACAGTTCGTCGCCGCCGTCAATCACGTCGTCGCGGCTGGGAGTGATCGGGGCATGGTCCCGGAGGATCGCCACCAGCGTTGAATCCTCGGGCCACCGGATATCTCCAACGGTCAGGCCAATGACATGGGAATCGTGCGGGACCGTGAACTCCACCAGCGAGGAAACGCCGGTCTGAAGCGTCAGGAGCCTGACCAGGTCACCGATCTCCACTGCCTCTTCCACCAGCGCAGTCATCAGCTGGGGGGTGTTCACCGCCACGTCCACCCCCCAGGAATCGTTGAACATCCAGTCGTTCTTGGGGTTGTTGACCCGGCCCACAGTGCGGCCCACGCCGAATTCTGTCTTGGCCAGGAGTGAGACGACGAGGTTCACCTTGTCATCCCCGGTGGCTGAAACCACGACGTCGGCTTCCTCCACTTTTGCCCCCTGCAGGGTGCTGAGCTCGCAGGCATCGCCCACCAGCCAGTGCGCGCCGCGCAGCCCGCTGCGTCCGATGACCTCAGGCTTGAGGTCGATCAGCAGGATGTCGTGTTTGTGGGCCAGCAGTTCCCTGGCGATGGATGAACCGACGCTGCCAGCGCCAACAATCACTACTTTCACTACGACTCCTTGGCGGGTGCTTTGGCCAGGACCTGGGCCACCTGGGAACTGCGGTCTACCGGAACCATGGCGTGCACGGTGTCGCCGTCCTGGTACGACGTGCCGGCCTCGGGGAGCATCCCCTCGCCGAACCGGGTCAGGTAGGCGACCCGGATGGCTGCGACTTTCTCGATTTCGCTGACCCTGTGGCCGATCCAGCCGGCGTCGAGGTCCACCTCGGT contains the following coding sequences:
- a CDS encoding TrkA family potassium uptake protein, which codes for MKVVIVGAGSVGSSIARELLAHKHDILLIDLKPEVIGRSGLRGAHWLVGDACELSTLQGAKVEEADVVVSATGDDKVNLVVSLLAKTEFGVGRTVGRVNNPKNDWMFNDSWGVDVAVNTPQLMTALVEEAVEIGDLVRLLTLQTGVSSLVEFTVPHDSHVIGLTVGDIRWPEDSTLVAILRDHAPITPSRDDVIDGGDELFFVTTIAAEDELRALLSAESATADDAAGPEGVQPAEVQAPEDDGFDG
- a CDS encoding DUF3159 domain-containing protein, with amino-acid sequence MTSPQLPEPHSGSGHRSPEPSGPQPASPEPSPGEPSPMAGLAADYAAKAGLHRTHDGRIDVLKTAGGVQGIAESIVPGLLFLVAFTITRDLTLALVAALASAAAFTVARLIQRRPLTQALAGVVGVGISAWLANTTGKAEDFYLPGFFTNAAYIVAMVISIAIKWPVAGLLFGFIRNEGLDWRKNPARLKAYRLGTWVIVAVLVLRLVVQVPLYLMGEDGLAALATTRLIMAAPLYILGVWVAWLITRPAPAGADPGAQPSKPSSSGA